The genomic region ATATAAAATTAGGTTTTATTTATCAGTTTCATCATTTATTATTAGATTTTAATGTATTAGAAAATGTTGCAATGCCTCTTTTAATCAGTAAAAAAAATAATAAAGATTCTGAAGAAAAAGCATACGAAATGCTAAAAAAAGTTCGATTAGAAAATAAAATCAAAAAATATCCATCTGAACTTTCTGGAGGAGAAAGACAGCGTGTTGCTATTGCTCGAGCTTTTATAAATACACCAGTTTTAGTAATAGCAGATGAACCGACCGGTCATTTAGATATGTACAATTCACAAATTTTTTTAAATTTAATGTTACAATTAAACATTGATTTTAATACTTCTTTTATAATTGTCACACATGATCCTTTTCTAATAAAAAAAATATCTATTTTATTCAAAATAAAAAATGGTCAACTATTCAATTATAAAAATTAATCATAAAAAAACATTAGATGAATTTTTTACCTTTTTTAATCTCAAAAAGATTGTGTATCGCACAAAAGAAAAGTTATACGTTGTTTTTAATTTCTATTTTATCAAAAATAGGAATATCTATTAGTGTATTTGCCTTAATAATAAGTTTTAGTGCATTAAATGGATTTAAAATACTATTAAATAAAAACGTTTTATCTACTTTTCCACATGGTATTATTCAATTAACTAATCAATCTTCATTAAAATGGCAAGATGTAATAAACGAACTAAAAATTATTCCAGAAATAATTTATTCTGAACCTTATCTTGTTACTAAAGGACTATTAATAACTAATAATAAGATAAAATCAATTGAAATTAAAAGTTTTAAAAATATTAAAAATATTAAAGAAAAATTTTCTTTAGAAATAAGTGATAATTTTTTTAAAAAAAAAAATAATAATGAAATTATTATTTCATCTCATTTGTCAAAGTACTTATCCATTAAAAAAGGTGACTGGATTAAATTAATTATTTTAAATGAAAATACAAATAATTTTAATTTTAATTTAAAATATTTTTCTTTTAAAATTATAGGTATTTTCAAATCAAATAGCATCTTAGATTCATATATAGGATATATTCCGTTTGATTTTTTCAAAAAATATCTTCTTATAAAAAATAAAATTAATTTTATTGAATTACATATGTCTGATCCCTTAAATGCGAATCAAATAATTTTAAAAGTTGCTAGAAAAATAAAAATTCCTCTTTTTATATATACTTGGATTAATAGTTATAAAAGTATTTATAATGACATTCAAACTATTAAAGCAATTATATGTATAACACTTTTATTATTAGTACTAATATCATGTTTTAGTATTGCATCTATTTCTTTAATGACTATATCAAAAAAAACACAACAAATAGCAATTTTACGTAGTATTGGAGCTAATAATTATCTGATTCAAATAATTTTTTTATATTATGGAATACGTTCTATAATAATAGGCGGTTTAATTGGTTTATTTTTTGGAATAATAACAGTTTTAAACTTTAAAAGTATAATTTGTTTTTTAGAAAAATACTTTAAAGATAATATATTATTAGATAATA from Buchnera aphidicola (Artemisaphis artemisicola) harbors:
- a CDS encoding FtsX-like permease family protein, with the translated sequence MNFLPFLISKRLCIAQKKSYTLFLISILSKIGISISVFALIISFSALNGFKILLNKNVLSTFPHGIIQLTNQSSLKWQDVINELKIIPEIIYSEPYLVTKGLLITNNKIKSIEIKSFKNIKNIKEKFSLEISDNFFKKKNNNEIIISSHLSKYLSIKKGDWIKLIILNENTNNFNFNLKYFSFKIIGIFKSNSILDSYIGYIPFDFFKKYLLIKNKINFIELHMSDPLNANQIILKVARKIKIPLFIYTWINSYKSIYNDIQTIKAIICITLLLLVLISCFSIASISLMTISKKTQQIAILRSIGANNYLIQIIFLYYGIRSIIIGGLIGLFFGIITVLNFKSIICFLEKYFKDNILLDNIYYNNFFLLELNLSDIIIIFISILFIGMITNWYPAYYASKINPSEILKEY
- the lolD gene encoding lipoprotein-releasing ABC transporter ATP-binding protein LolD — translated: MNNIIKCVDLTKSYKNGNTVLNILKNISFELKKGEIVAIIGKSGSGKTTLLHLLAGLDSPTSGSIFFDGKSFNSMSSNQIADFRNIKLGFIYQFHHLLLDFNVLENVAMPLLISKKNNKDSEEKAYEMLKKVRLENKIKKYPSELSGGERQRVAIARAFINTPVLVIADEPTGHLDMYNSQIFLNLMLQLNIDFNTSFIIVTHDPFLIKKISILFKIKNGQLFNYKN